The Funiculus sociatus GB2-C1 genome includes the window TCTTATATAGCCAACTAGGGTGACTCGTCCAGCTTTAACCATTGCATCTGCCGCTGCTAGTACAGCAGGAAAACCTTTGGTTTCTATCGATCCAACTGCCTGTGGCATTGGCAATCTCCTAACTATGAATTAATGAAGTTATCTGGCGTAAGTATTAATTGTACGAATTTTCGCTACACCTTTTGACGGAAATGCCCACTTTCTTTGCTTTCCAGCCTTTTGACTAGCATTTTGTGGGCATTGCCTAGCCTAATTTCAAGCCCTGCACGTAGCGGGGGGCGGGTTAAGTTTAAAAGATACCAACACCAGCAGATGCACCATAGATAAGAACAGTTAGATTAAATACCTGCCTTGATTAAGACCATTAACCGGATTTGATTTGGTTGGCGTTCTCCAGGCCTAAGCCTGGAGAACGAGTTTAATAATGGCTTCCAGATTTGCGGTGATGCACTGCTGTAACGCCTTCTTGCTGTAGCAGCTTGCCATTTTCTACTACGGAGTAGATTAACCAGTGGTCGCCACATTCCATGCGGTTTCTGACGGAACATTCCAGATAGGCGAGAGCATCGCTGAGAATAGGACAACCATTTTCCGCTTCTTGCGTGGCGACACCAGCAAATCTGTCTTCACCGGGGCCAAAAGGTTTAAGAAAATGCTTCATTAAACCCAGATGTTTGCCTTCTGGCAAGATATTTAAGACAAAGTTTCCGCCAGAGTGCATTAGCGATTCTATAGCTCGGTCTTTGGCGACAGCAACAGTTAAACCAGGTGGGTTGAAGGTTGCTTGAGAAACCCAAGAAGCTAACATTGCTCCACTGAGTTCGCCTTGTTTGGTGGTGACGACACAAACAGAACCAACCAAACGCCCTACCGCTTGTTCAATTCGAGCAGTTTGCGAGTCACCAGTTTGCTGTTTGGGTACTCTTGCTTTTTTAGCTTTTTTCAAAGCTTGAGCAAAGTCTGTACCAACTTCTTCGCAGTATTTGAGCGTTACATCTGTGGGCTTAAATTTGACGCGGATGGGGTCAAAGCCAAATTGATAACCAGCATCTTTTAATTTACCTTCAATTAAATCAATTGCTTCGCCGCTCCAACCAAAGGAACCAAAAACACCAGCGAGTTGAGTTTTGGTGGCGGTGGATAGGACAATTCCTAGTGCAGTTTGAATCGGGGTGGGAGCATGACCGCCGAGGGTGGGAGAACCCATGATAAACCCGGCGGATTTTTCCACAGCTTCTTGAATTTCAGCGGGTTCGGCAAATTCGCAGTTGATAGATTCGACAGCAACACCAGCTTTAGTGATACCAGTAGCGATCGCTTGCGCTACTGTCGCCGTATTCCCATAAGCTGAAGCATAGATTAGCGCTACGCTCGTTTCAGTAGCTCTTTGCTTCTCGCTCCATTGTCGATAAGCCTGAGTCAGGGGTATCAAACTGTAGCGTACCAAAGGGCCATGACCAGTAGCATAGAGTCTAGCGGGAAAATCTCTTAGTTTATCCAGTGCTGTCTCCACCTGACGAGCGTGGGGAGCCATGAGAGAATCGAAATAGTAGCGTCGATCCTCGCTAAACACAGTCCACCCTTCGTCAAACACTTGATCGCCGCAAATGTGCGCCCCGAATAACTTATCTGTGTATAGAATTTCCGTTTGCGGGTCGTGCGTGCAAAGCTCATCAGGCCAACGGGGGCTAGGCGTGGGGATAAATTGTAAGTGATGACCATTGCCTAAATCTAGGGTTTCTTCCCCTCGCATCACGGCAATTTTTAAACCGTGTTCTTGCAAGGTGTCATTGAAGGTGTTTTTGAACAATTCCCGTAAAAGTTTCGCCCCAGGATTTGAACAAACAAAGGTAATCTGAGGAGCTAGTTTTAGTAAAGCATTCAGGGTGACTAAGCGGTTGGGATTAACGTGTCCCAAAATTACATAATCCAGCTTTTTAACATCAATTCGCTGTTGTAAAGCTGAGAGAAAAATTTCTGTGAACGATTCTCCCGGCGGGTCAAAAAGCGCTGTTTTATCCGCTTGAATCAAATAGGAATTAGCTGTTGTGCCTCGTTGTAAGGCATATTCTACTTCAAACTTGAGTCTTTCCCAAGTGCGCGATCGCAACACGGTTGTATCTGCACCAATCGGGAGAACTTGAACATCGCGGGGTTTGGTGGTTGTCATGGGTTATGAGTTAAACGCAAAGGTTCGCAAAGGTTTACGCAAAGGTACGCAAAGAGATCCTCTGCGAACCTCTGCGATTACCTTTGCGTATCTTGGCGTTAATAATAATTTCCGACTTTGCGATGGTGAACTGCTGTGAGTGCGTCCGGTTTGGAAACGCGACCAGATTGCACGGTGCTGTACACTATCCAGTGATCGCTACAATCCATGCGGCTTGCAACTTCGCATTCCATGTAGGCTAATGCGTCCGTGAGAATTGGGGAACCGTTCTCGGCTGGTTGGGTTTTTATCCCCGCAAAGCGATCTGCACCGGGCGGGAAACGCTTGAGGAAGTGTTTCATTAGTCCCTGGTAATTGCCTTCTTCTAAGACGTTGAGAACGAAGCGATCGCCTACTTGCATCAATGACTCAATAGCACGATCTTTGGCTACGGCAATTGTAAAGCCGAGTGGTTGGAAACTGGCTTGCGATACCCAAGATGCCAGCATCGCCCCCGTTACTTCACTTTTTTTGGCGGTGATGATGTATAATCCACCGCTAATGCGTCCCAGTGCTTTTTCGAGGTCGTTATCGAGGGATTTTTTCTGCTTGATGTTGCGATCGCGTGTTAGTAATTGTCCTAAGTCTGTACCCGCTTCTTCGCACAGCTGGTAGGTGAGTTCGTTGGGTGTGTCTTTAATCCGAATCGCGGGAAAGGCTACTGTTAAGCCCAATTCTCTAAATTTACTCACTAGCGGATCGACTGGTTCATCATCTCCGCCGTAAGACTCGAAAATCCCGACAGTTTGTTTGTCTTTGGCGGCTGCTAAAACTGTACCGATAGCTGTTTGGGCGGTGGCGGATGCGGCTGGGGGTGTAGCAATAACTAAGCCAGAGGAACGTCCCACCAGTTCTTGCACTTCCTGCGGATCGGCTGATTTTAAATCTACCATCTCGACTGCGACACCAGTTTTGGTGATGCCTTTGGCAAGAGATTGGGAGAGGCGATCGCTATATCCGTAATCGGATACGTAAAATACAGCTACGGTGGTTTCGCCTTTGGTTTGGGCTTGACTCCACTGGCGATAACGTCTGGTCAGTTCTACAACATTATGGTGTAATAATGGGCCGTGTCCGGTGGCAATGGTGCTAATTTCCGGCAGTTCTCCCATCCGCTTTAGGGCAGATAGCACCGAACGGGCATTGGGAGCCATTAAACATTCGTAGTAAAACTGATAATCGGCTTCGATGGCTGCTAAGTCTTCGTCAAAAGTGCTATCTGAACAATAGTGCATCCCAAACGCATCGCAGGTATAGAGGGTTTGGGTTTTGTGGTCGAATGTGAATATGGTGTCAGGCCAGTGCAAGTTGGGCGCGATGACGAATTCTAATTCGTGTCCGTTGCCTAAGTCTAGCTTGTCTCCATTTTTGACGATGCGCCGTTCAAATGGCTGATGGATGAAATCTTCTAAAAATTGAATTGC containing:
- a CDS encoding diflavin flavoprotein, coding for MTTTKPRDVQVLPIGADTTVLRSRTWERLKFEVEYALQRGTTANSYLIQADKTALFDPPGESFTEIFLSALQQRIDVKKLDYVILGHVNPNRLVTLNALLKLAPQITFVCSNPGAKLLRELFKNTFNDTLQEHGLKIAVMRGEETLDLGNGHHLQFIPTPSPRWPDELCTHDPQTEILYTDKLFGAHICGDQVFDEGWTVFSEDRRYYFDSLMAPHARQVETALDKLRDFPARLYATGHGPLVRYSLIPLTQAYRQWSEKQRATETSVALIYASAYGNTATVAQAIATGITKAGVAVESINCEFAEPAEIQEAVEKSAGFIMGSPTLGGHAPTPIQTALGIVLSTATKTQLAGVFGSFGWSGEAIDLIEGKLKDAGYQFGFDPIRVKFKPTDVTLKYCEEVGTDFAQALKKAKKARVPKQQTGDSQTARIEQAVGRLVGSVCVVTTKQGELSGAMLASWVSQATFNPPGLTVAVAKDRAIESLMHSGGNFVLNILPEGKHLGLMKHFLKPFGPGEDRFAGVATQEAENGCPILSDALAYLECSVRNRMECGDHWLIYSVVENGKLLQQEGVTAVHHRKSGSHY
- a CDS encoding diflavin flavoprotein; the encoded protein is MVLLTDRTQKRLTIQTEEITTDTTTIRSLDWDRDRFDIEFGLQNGTTYNSFIIRGEKTALVDTSHEKFRQLYLDTLTGIIDPKEIDYLIISHTEPDHSGLVKDVLALAPQATVVGSKVAIQFLEDFIHQPFERRIVKNGDKLDLGNGHELEFVIAPNLHWPDTIFTFDHKTQTLYTCDAFGMHYCSDSTFDEDLAAIEADYQFYYECLMAPNARSVLSALKRMGELPEISTIATGHGPLLHHNVVELTRRYRQWSQAQTKGETTVAVFYVSDYGYSDRLSQSLAKGITKTGVAVEMVDLKSADPQEVQELVGRSSGLVIATPPAASATAQTAIGTVLAAAKDKQTVGIFESYGGDDEPVDPLVSKFRELGLTVAFPAIRIKDTPNELTYQLCEEAGTDLGQLLTRDRNIKQKKSLDNDLEKALGRISGGLYIITAKKSEVTGAMLASWVSQASFQPLGFTIAVAKDRAIESLMQVGDRFVLNVLEEGNYQGLMKHFLKRFPPGADRFAGIKTQPAENGSPILTDALAYMECEVASRMDCSDHWIVYSTVQSGRVSKPDALTAVHHRKVGNYY